One Sinobacterium caligoides genomic window carries:
- a CDS encoding AHH domain-containing protein — translation MPSVNHAPNCNSSPLESALHQFKQHLGAMGKSPTVHQKRHIELEEGLISNLAQVEQRLEEYEGWVRQATASELREEGHNSKRLGRNLRAAGRAKPDDRCDAHAIVSGKHKYSRLLRITLSMRQIGVDEADNGCWLPRSWSKDRNHWALSHAVPHSRIHRKSYYRWLEIELPMRLTSNQLREKLRTIGRLLQQNKSEIPSWVREWEE, via the coding sequence ATGCCAAGCGTCAACCATGCGCCCAACTGTAATTCATCCCCCCTAGAGTCGGCGTTGCATCAATTTAAGCAGCACCTTGGTGCCATGGGTAAGTCACCAACGGTACATCAAAAGCGCCATATAGAGCTAGAGGAGGGGCTTATTAGCAATCTGGCTCAAGTAGAGCAGCGACTTGAGGAGTATGAGGGCTGGGTTCGTCAGGCGACGGCAAGCGAATTGCGTGAGGAGGGGCATAATAGTAAGCGGCTAGGACGAAATTTAAGGGCCGCGGGGCGTGCAAAGCCCGATGATCGCTGTGATGCGCACGCCATCGTTTCAGGTAAGCATAAATATTCTCGATTGTTGCGTATTACGCTGTCAATGCGACAAATTGGTGTTGATGAGGCGGACAATGGTTGTTGGTTACCGCGGTCGTGGTCTAAGGATCGAAATCATTGGGCGCTGTCACATGCGGTGCCACATAGTAGAATACATCGGAAGTCATATTATCGATGGTTAGAGATTGAGCTACCAATGCGATTGACGTCGAATCAATTGCGTGAGAAGTTGAGGACAATTGGTCGATTGCTACAGCAGAATAAGTCAGAAATACCTTCGTGGGTTAGGGAGTGGGAAGAGTGA
- a CDS encoding transposase encodes MPTPRKQLVSLADTAYYHCVSRCVRRAFLCGNDPYSGESYEHRRAWVESRALELASVFAIDICAYAIMSNHVHLVLRVDEDEVQQWSQREVVERWHQLYKGNLLTQRFARGQAIASYERDTLDSIITEYRRRLVDISWFMRALNEPIARLANQEDGCTGRFWEGRFKSQALLDKGALIACMAYVDLNPVRAKMAKTPEASAHTSIRLRIAAVHKGQQPKELLPFIGNERQQMPKGLCFNLKDYVCLVDQTGRVLRKSKRGYISDNAEDILTRLNIPTENWLMLTTSFEQLFTGPVGSTESLNDYQRHHKRKRRHGVTTCRSLFG; translated from the coding sequence ATGCCAACACCACGCAAACAGCTCGTCAGCCTAGCCGATACCGCCTACTATCACTGCGTCTCTCGCTGCGTACGGCGTGCCTTTCTTTGTGGCAACGACCCATACAGCGGCGAGAGCTATGAGCACCGCCGGGCTTGGGTGGAGTCTCGTGCTTTAGAACTTGCTAGCGTCTTTGCCATTGATATCTGCGCTTACGCTATCATGAGCAACCACGTTCACCTGGTGTTACGTGTTGATGAAGATGAAGTTCAACAATGGAGCCAGCGCGAAGTCGTCGAGCGATGGCATCAATTGTACAAGGGCAACCTGCTGACCCAGCGCTTCGCCCGAGGCCAAGCTATTGCATCATACGAGCGAGATACGCTCGACAGTATCATCACAGAGTACCGTCGTCGCTTAGTCGACATCAGCTGGTTTATGCGCGCATTAAATGAGCCGATTGCACGACTGGCCAATCAGGAGGATGGCTGCACCGGCCGCTTCTGGGAAGGACGGTTTAAGTCTCAGGCACTGCTTGATAAAGGCGCCCTCATCGCCTGCATGGCCTACGTGGATTTAAACCCCGTTAGAGCCAAAATGGCGAAGACACCTGAGGCATCAGCCCACACCAGCATTAGGCTGCGCATAGCCGCCGTACATAAAGGCCAACAACCAAAAGAGTTACTACCCTTCATTGGTAACGAGCGTCAACAGATGCCCAAGGGGTTGTGTTTCAACCTAAAAGACTACGTTTGCCTTGTCGACCAAACGGGGCGAGTGCTGCGCAAGAGCAAACGCGGCTATATCAGCGACAACGCCGAAGACATCCTAACGCGACTTAATATCCCGACAGAAAACTGGCTGATGCTAACAACCTCGTTCGAGCAACTTTTTACCGGCCCCGTGGGTAGCACAGAAAGCCTCAATGACTACCAGAGACACCACAAGCGAAAACGACGACACGGCGTAACAACCTGCCGCTCCCTCTTTGGTTAG
- a CDS encoding anti-phage dCTP deaminase, which produces MNNENIEQLFHGRTEFAIIGMTGRTGSGCTTAASMLENEAIEYPTYHDTKVNGTAFYKDLNGKRYNIVKKYAEHNRTGFYSIKISDVISAFLLRLNEGDLVNFIFEHQRETVRADREQIKECIVKALISRNRLISQYGDIQKHFTNTEETTPDFDREYFQGFMLSIRAFNGLLKRRLKSLDASLYVSVYQAAGDSIRKVGKLTPDYISKDVIPSAIFLLPETVNNIIKIIRQLNKASDQRTFIVIDAIRNPQEARFFKDRYSAFYLMSVNAPDKDRKEYLKVVHKFTEDQLIELDKKESGKSLEDKKLSKKEKKEAAWIGQDVKKCIEMSDIHIFNPRNELRNNNVLKAQLAWYTSLIKHPGLVSPTSMERVMQIAYTAKANSGCISRQVGAVVTDENSSIKAVGWNDVAEGQYPCSLRSAEGLLNEFDPEIYSEYERNNDDFRKHIDKKYGALIAKSTALEGRNLAYCFKDAKNNISDERNQVHTRSLHAEENAFLQIAKYGGQGIQGGKLYTTASPCELCAKKAYQLGIREVIYIDPYPGIAREHIISIGNNPPELVQFRGAVGKAYHLLYEPVMSYKDELDYFLD; this is translated from the coding sequence GTGAACAACGAAAATATAGAACAGCTGTTCCATGGACGAACTGAATTTGCCATTATTGGTATGACGGGACGCACAGGTTCAGGATGCACGACAGCAGCCTCTATGCTTGAAAACGAAGCCATTGAATACCCCACATACCACGACACAAAAGTTAACGGGACAGCTTTCTACAAAGACCTTAACGGCAAACGCTACAATATAGTAAAAAAATATGCGGAGCATAACCGAACAGGGTTTTATTCCATAAAAATTAGCGATGTAATATCTGCTTTCCTGTTGCGACTGAATGAAGGTGATTTAGTTAATTTTATATTTGAACATCAACGAGAAACAGTTCGAGCAGATCGAGAGCAGATAAAAGAATGTATAGTGAAAGCATTAATATCTAGGAACAGGTTGATTAGTCAGTATGGCGACATACAGAAACATTTCACGAACACAGAAGAGACCACTCCTGACTTTGATCGCGAATACTTCCAAGGATTTATGCTTAGCATCCGTGCATTTAATGGTTTATTAAAACGGCGTTTAAAGAGCTTGGATGCCAGCCTGTATGTTTCTGTATATCAAGCTGCAGGGGATTCAATTAGAAAAGTAGGCAAGCTAACCCCTGATTACATTAGTAAAGACGTAATTCCCTCTGCAATATTCCTCCTCCCAGAGACCGTCAATAATATTATAAAAATAATCCGGCAATTAAACAAAGCAAGTGATCAACGTACCTTTATCGTCATAGATGCCATCCGAAACCCTCAGGAGGCTCGTTTCTTTAAGGACCGTTACTCAGCATTTTATTTAATGTCCGTAAACGCACCGGACAAGGACAGGAAAGAATACCTTAAAGTTGTCCATAAATTTACAGAAGACCAGTTGATTGAGCTTGACAAGAAAGAGTCAGGAAAATCTTTGGAAGACAAAAAATTGTCCAAAAAGGAGAAAAAAGAAGCTGCGTGGATTGGGCAAGACGTCAAGAAATGTATCGAGATGTCAGACATTCATATTTTCAACCCTCGAAACGAATTAAGAAACAACAATGTGTTGAAGGCACAGCTAGCCTGGTACACATCCTTAATCAAACACCCAGGCTTAGTATCGCCAACCTCAATGGAGCGAGTGATGCAAATTGCTTATACAGCAAAAGCAAACTCCGGCTGCATTTCAAGACAGGTTGGGGCGGTAGTCACAGACGAAAACAGTTCAATAAAAGCCGTGGGCTGGAACGACGTTGCAGAGGGGCAATACCCGTGTTCCCTCCGGTCTGCGGAGGGGCTACTCAATGAATTTGACCCCGAGATCTATAGTGAATACGAAAGAAATAACGATGATTTCAGGAAGCACATCGATAAAAAATACGGTGCTTTAATCGCAAAATCTACCGCGCTTGAGGGCCGGAATTTGGCATATTGTTTTAAAGATGCAAAGAACAATATCAGCGATGAAAGGAACCAAGTGCACACTCGATCTCTGCATGCAGAAGAGAATGCATTTCTTCAAATCGCCAAATATGGCGGCCAAGGGATTCAAGGCGGGAAACTATACACAACTGCCAGCCCTTGTGAGCTCTGTGCAAAAAAGGCTTATCAGCTTGGTATAAGGGAGGTCATTTATATTGATCCTTACCCTGGAATTGCACGCGAACACATCATTAGTATTGGCAACAACCCTCCAGAATTGGTGCAATTTCGTGGCGCAGTTGGCAAGGCATACCATTTACTATATGAGCCAGTAATGTCCTATAAAGACGAGTTAGATTACTTTTTAGACTAA
- a CDS encoding restriction endonuclease subunit S, whose protein sequence is MSWPTVKLGDIFDISSSKRVHQEDWREEGVPFYRAREVVILAKDGVVENNLFIEEAMYEEYKEKYGVPQEDDILVTAVGTLGQTYAVKKDDRFYFKDASVILLRKKTEVNIPYILHALNSVDVQRIIKKSDGATVGTYTISRAKETEIPLPPLAEQKRIAAILDKADNLRRKRQQAIQLADDFLRAVFLDMFGDPVTNPKGWPIQNVEDVCTDIVDCINKTAKTVDYETPYKMIRTTNVRDYELDLTNCRFAEKDVYEKWVSRLVPEKDDIIFTREAPAGEAAIFNSDEKVFLGQRTMQFRPDQSVLNSCFLLYEMMGGGIKRQMDKMSSGSTVKHLSVPECKKFKVRTPPLEFQNKFKKIRNKILTLQHSESDAEALPMFDSVSQSAFSGEL, encoded by the coding sequence GTGAGTTGGCCAACTGTTAAGTTAGGAGATATCTTTGATATCTCCTCTAGTAAACGTGTTCATCAGGAAGATTGGCGGGAGGAAGGTGTTCCATTCTATCGAGCGAGAGAAGTAGTTATTCTTGCTAAAGATGGGGTTGTTGAGAATAATTTATTTATTGAAGAGGCTATGTATGAAGAATACAAAGAAAAATATGGCGTGCCTCAAGAAGATGATATTTTAGTTACAGCTGTAGGAACGCTAGGTCAGACTTATGCTGTAAAGAAGGATGATCGTTTTTATTTTAAAGACGCTAGTGTCATCTTGCTTCGAAAAAAGACCGAAGTAAATATTCCATATATCCTACACGCTTTAAACAGTGTTGATGTGCAGCGGATTATAAAAAAGTCAGATGGGGCGACGGTTGGTACTTATACAATTAGTAGAGCTAAGGAAACCGAAATCCCCCTCCCCCCCCTAGCCGAACAAAAACGCATCGCCGCCATCCTCGACAAAGCCGACAACCTGCGCCGCAAACGCCAACAAGCCATCCAGTTAGCCGACGACTTCCTCCGCGCCGTATTCCTGGATATGTTTGGGGACCCGGTGACTAATCCGAAGGGGTGGCCTATTCAGAATGTAGAAGATGTTTGCACTGACATTGTTGATTGTATTAACAAGACGGCTAAAACAGTTGATTATGAGACGCCGTATAAAATGATCCGAACAACTAATGTACGTGATTATGAGTTGGATTTAACCAACTGTCGTTTTGCTGAAAAGGATGTTTATGAAAAATGGGTGAGCCGATTAGTACCAGAAAAAGACGACATCATTTTTACTAGAGAAGCTCCTGCTGGTGAGGCGGCAATATTTAACTCTGATGAAAAAGTGTTCTTAGGGCAAAGAACTATGCAGTTCCGACCTGATCAATCTGTACTCAATTCATGCTTTCTCTTATACGAAATGATGGGGGGAGGTATAAAGCGTCAGATGGATAAGATGAGCAGCGGCTCTACTGTAAAACATTTGTCAGTACCGGAATGTAAAAAGTTTAAGGTCAGGACGCCACCCTTAGAGTTTCAGAACAAGTTTAAGAAAATTCGAAATAAGATTTTGACACTTCAGCATAGCGAGAGTGACGCGGAGGCACTCCCTATGTTTGATTCAGTCAGCCAAAGTGCATTTTCAGGAGAATTATAA
- a CDS encoding type I restriction-modification system subunit M — protein sequence MITGALKSNIDKLWEEFWTGGITNPLTVIEQITFLMYARLLDMNEASDEKKAQRTGKDFNRRFDHHQQNIRWRNLVHLGSEELYATIRDELFPYFKDTANDRGGEGSLFAEFMKDAQLMIQKPSLLVKAIAMVDELPLDKGDTKGDLYEYLLSKLTTAGINGQFRTPRHIIRTLVELMDPTATDRICDPACGTAGFLSTTYEFMVEKYSSAEGTFSDPVTDEAGNPVLDDKGQPQINTIYSGDLLGDDRKHVDTDMFHGFDFDATMLRIAAMNLVMHGVAEPDIHYQDTLSQRFLERYPQSASEGFDLILANPPFKGSLDAEDVDPDLLRTVKTKKTELLFVALILRMLKTGGRAAVIVPDGVLFGSSKAHQQLRQTLIEDNQLEAVISLPSGVFKPYAGVSTAVLIFTKGGETDKVWFYDVAADGYSLDDKRTPIDASDLPDVKAQWQAISQLRQSNDSEQITAAFGDKTQKAFIVDKADIAANKYDLSINRYKEVVYEEEVYDPPKVILKRLMALETEIQRELKELEGML from the coding sequence ATGATTACCGGCGCCTTAAAAAGTAACATCGACAAACTGTGGGAAGAATTCTGGACCGGCGGCATCACCAACCCGCTCACCGTGATAGAGCAGATCACCTTTCTGATGTACGCCCGCCTACTGGATATGAACGAGGCCTCGGACGAGAAAAAAGCCCAGCGTACTGGCAAAGATTTCAACCGCCGCTTCGACCACCACCAGCAAAACATCCGCTGGCGCAACCTCGTCCACCTCGGCTCTGAGGAACTCTACGCCACCATCCGCGATGAGCTATTCCCCTACTTTAAAGACACCGCCAATGATAGAGGCGGCGAGGGCTCGTTATTTGCCGAGTTCATGAAAGACGCCCAGCTGATGATTCAAAAGCCCAGCCTGTTGGTCAAGGCCATTGCCATGGTGGACGAACTGCCCTTAGATAAAGGCGATACCAAGGGTGATTTATACGAATACCTACTCAGCAAACTCACCACCGCCGGCATCAACGGCCAGTTCCGTACCCCGCGCCACATTATCCGCACCCTGGTAGAGCTGATGGACCCCACCGCCACCGACCGCATCTGTGATCCAGCCTGTGGCACCGCCGGCTTCCTCTCCACCACCTACGAGTTCATGGTAGAAAAATACAGCTCGGCCGAGGGCACATTTAGCGATCCCGTCACCGACGAGGCGGGCAACCCCGTGCTCGATGACAAGGGCCAACCGCAAATCAACACCATCTACTCCGGTGACTTGCTAGGGGATGACCGCAAACACGTCGATACCGATATGTTCCACGGCTTCGACTTCGACGCCACCATGCTGCGCATCGCCGCCATGAACCTCGTCATGCACGGCGTCGCCGAGCCCGACATCCACTACCAAGACACCCTCAGCCAGCGCTTCTTAGAGCGCTACCCGCAGAGCGCCAGCGAGGGCTTCGACCTCATCCTCGCCAACCCGCCGTTTAAGGGCAGCCTCGATGCCGAGGATGTCGACCCCGATCTGCTGCGCACGGTAAAAACCAAGAAAACCGAGCTGCTGTTTGTCGCGCTGATTCTGCGCATGCTAAAAACCGGTGGCCGCGCCGCCGTCATCGTCCCTGATGGCGTCTTATTCGGCTCCTCCAAGGCCCACCAACAACTGCGCCAAACCCTGATAGAAGACAACCAGCTAGAAGCCGTGATCAGCCTACCCTCCGGTGTGTTCAAACCCTACGCCGGTGTTAGCACTGCGGTACTGATCTTCACCAAAGGCGGCGAGACCGACAAGGTCTGGTTCTACGATGTCGCTGCCGACGGCTACTCGTTAGATGACAAAAGAACGCCGATAGACGCCAGCGACCTGCCCGACGTGAAAGCCCAGTGGCAAGCCATCAGCCAGCTACGCCAGAGCAATGATTCAGAGCAGATCACCGCAGCCTTCGGCGACAAGACCCAAAAAGCGTTCATCGTCGACAAGGCAGACATCGCCGCCAACAAATACGACCTCTCCATCAACCGCTATAAAGAAGTGGTTTACGAGGAGGAGGTTTACGATCCACCGAAGGTGATCCTCAAGCGTTTGATGGCGTTGGAGACTGAGATTCAGCGGGAGCTGAAAGAGCTGGAGGGGATGCTGTGA
- a CDS encoding DEAD/DEAH box helicase family protein, producing the protein MSLKPNKDNTDRFSNFNFIIPFWPDLARFASDAEKYAFDDPQSALIKLRCFAEKLTGIVYREFNLPCLPNDKFMDRLEGHAFREVVDRVIVDKLHAIRREGNKAAHEGKVGKGSSQWLIKEAYTLACWLFLTFKKGPATDLIAFTAPQPSNKVQERQAQYATNALKGKLDEQEQRHQQLLEELTKSEAVEQLAQQQAALLEKRLDEATRRQYKSQSDTAKNALELNEAETRRRLIDTELHSRGWDIDLVTGKNTEEVTLEEQVDKQPTTSGIGYVDYVLWDDNGKPLAVIEAKRTRESAKKGRQQAKLYADSLEAKYGQRPVIFYTNGYDISIWDDQQGYAPRELYGFYSKSSLQYLMRQRQQRKDFNTAPIDMDIAGRDYQIETISRVCERFAQNSRKALVVQATGTGKTRVSIALSKRLIDAGWAKRVLFLCDRKELRKQAGNAYTEFLSEPVYVVGKSRKADIKNARIYVATYPGMLRIMQEFDPGYFDLIIADESHRSIYNVFGDVFKYFDALQLGLTATPVEMISRSTSRLFGCDYKMPTANYPLEQAVAEGNLVPFKVVSHTTQFLREGIKGHSLSDEQIAELEDQGKDPNTLDFEASAIDKTVFNKDTNRLILRNLMDNGLRLADGQTLGKSMIFARNIAHAELLAELFTEMYPQYGGSFCRVIHSKYERAEELIDDFKNNDGKSNNVTIAVSVDMLDTGIDVPEVLNLVFAKPVKSKVKFWQMVGRGTRLSKDLFGPGRDKEKFLIFDHWANFEYFELDPEEEERQPTKSLSQKLFEARVAYADEALKKGQLDSFGKMVVLIKQDIDSLDDNNINVKDNWQLKQHLSQLDVIHQFSPKTKTDLLDTLAPLMQWRNIQGQSEALKLDMDIANAQYAHLLGASKGDELQQCRQQLSDKVRNLSLHLNQVRSQAATIGQLQDDGFWQTICFDDLEQARTKLRPVIHLQNKGAKPPPEPINIIDIKEDEAEITSAERKTNIRTVDYEIYRQEVEKTLTPLFDKDPVLQKIRAGESISEQELAALNALVHTQNASVDLQLLAEFFPESSAGVDQLLRTIIGLDTAAIELQFQQFVQQHHISLSALQQRFISLLKGEICRRGEITVADLYDQPFQSLHQDGIDGLFQDEQATLIAGFIAGFTVEPGEPRPQLEQEVAVSN; encoded by the coding sequence TTGTCATTGAAGCCTAATAAGGATAATACTGACCGATTTTCGAATTTTAATTTTATTATCCCCTTTTGGCCTGATTTAGCACGGTTCGCATCGGATGCTGAAAAATACGCTTTCGATGACCCGCAATCGGCGTTAATCAAGCTGCGCTGCTTTGCCGAAAAACTCACAGGCATCGTCTATCGCGAATTCAACCTGCCCTGCCTGCCCAACGACAAGTTTATGGATCGTTTGGAGGGCCATGCTTTTCGTGAAGTGGTAGACAGGGTCATCGTCGACAAGTTGCACGCTATTCGCCGCGAAGGCAATAAGGCTGCGCATGAGGGAAAGGTTGGCAAGGGCAGCAGCCAATGGCTGATCAAAGAGGCGTACACACTAGCCTGCTGGTTATTTCTCACCTTCAAAAAAGGCCCGGCGACGGATTTAATCGCCTTTACCGCCCCCCAGCCCAGCAACAAAGTGCAGGAACGACAGGCGCAATATGCCACCAATGCCCTTAAAGGCAAGCTCGATGAACAGGAACAACGCCACCAGCAACTGCTGGAAGAGCTGACCAAGTCCGAAGCCGTCGAGCAACTGGCCCAGCAGCAGGCGGCACTTTTAGAAAAGAGGCTGGACGAAGCCACCCGTCGTCAATACAAAAGCCAATCCGACACCGCCAAGAACGCCCTAGAGCTGAATGAGGCCGAGACCCGCCGCCGCCTAATCGATACCGAGTTGCACAGCCGTGGCTGGGATATCGACTTGGTCACCGGCAAAAACACCGAAGAAGTGACGCTGGAAGAACAAGTCGATAAGCAGCCCACCACCTCCGGCATCGGCTATGTCGATTACGTGCTGTGGGATGACAACGGCAAACCGTTGGCGGTGATCGAGGCCAAGCGCACCCGCGAAAGCGCCAAAAAAGGCCGCCAACAGGCCAAGCTCTACGCCGATAGCCTAGAGGCAAAATACGGCCAGCGGCCAGTGATTTTCTACACCAACGGCTACGACATCAGCATCTGGGATGATCAACAGGGTTACGCCCCCCGCGAGCTCTATGGTTTCTACAGCAAATCCAGCCTGCAGTATTTAATGCGCCAGCGCCAACAGCGTAAAGATTTCAATACAGCGCCAATCGACATGGATATCGCCGGCCGTGATTACCAGATAGAAACCATCAGCCGTGTCTGCGAGCGCTTTGCGCAAAACAGCCGCAAGGCCTTGGTAGTGCAGGCCACCGGCACCGGTAAAACCCGTGTCTCAATCGCCCTGAGCAAACGGTTGATCGACGCCGGTTGGGCCAAGCGTGTGCTGTTCCTCTGCGACCGCAAAGAGCTGCGTAAACAGGCCGGCAACGCCTATACCGAGTTTCTCTCCGAGCCCGTTTACGTGGTCGGCAAAAGCAGAAAGGCCGACATAAAAAACGCCCGCATCTATGTCGCCACCTATCCGGGCATGCTGCGCATCATGCAGGAGTTCGACCCCGGCTATTTTGACCTGATCATCGCCGATGAATCGCACCGCTCGATCTACAACGTCTTCGGCGATGTATTCAAATACTTCGATGCTCTGCAGCTCGGTCTCACCGCCACCCCGGTCGAGATGATCAGCCGCTCCACCTCCAGGCTGTTTGGCTGCGATTACAAAATGCCCACCGCCAACTACCCGCTGGAGCAGGCGGTTGCAGAGGGCAATCTGGTGCCGTTTAAGGTGGTTAGCCACACCACCCAGTTTTTACGCGAGGGCATCAAGGGTCACAGCTTAAGCGACGAACAAATAGCCGAGTTAGAAGATCAGGGCAAAGACCCCAATACCCTCGATTTCGAGGCCAGCGCCATCGATAAAACCGTCTTTAACAAGGATACCAACCGCCTCATTCTCCGCAATCTGATGGATAACGGCCTGCGCCTGGCTGATGGCCAAACCCTCGGCAAATCGATGATCTTCGCCCGCAACATCGCCCACGCTGAACTATTGGCGGAATTATTTACCGAGATGTACCCACAATACGGCGGCAGCTTCTGCCGTGTTATCCACTCCAAGTACGAGCGCGCCGAAGAACTGATAGACGACTTTAAAAACAATGACGGTAAATCCAACAACGTCACCATCGCCGTCTCGGTCGACATGCTCGATACCGGTATTGATGTGCCGGAGGTGCTCAACCTGGTCTTTGCCAAGCCGGTTAAATCCAAAGTCAAGTTTTGGCAGATGGTCGGCCGTGGTACCCGCCTATCTAAAGACCTGTTTGGCCCCGGCCGAGATAAAGAAAAGTTCCTCATCTTCGATCACTGGGCCAACTTCGAATACTTCGAGCTAGACCCAGAAGAAGAGGAGCGCCAGCCAACCAAATCACTCAGCCAGAAACTGTTTGAGGCCCGCGTGGCCTACGCCGATGAGGCACTGAAGAAAGGCCAGCTGGATAGCTTCGGCAAGATGGTAGTGCTGATTAAGCAGGACATCGACAGTCTCGACGACAACAACATCAATGTCAAAGACAACTGGCAGCTTAAACAACACCTCAGCCAGTTGGATGTCATTCACCAGTTCAGTCCCAAGACTAAGACCGATCTGCTCGATACCCTGGCCCCGCTGATGCAGTGGCGCAATATTCAGGGCCAGAGCGAGGCCCTCAAACTGGATATGGATATCGCCAACGCCCAATACGCCCATCTGTTAGGCGCCAGCAAGGGCGACGAGCTGCAACAGTGCCGCCAGCAGCTCAGCGATAAAGTCCGCAACCTATCGCTGCACCTCAACCAGGTGCGCAGCCAGGCTGCCACCATCGGTCAGTTGCAGGATGATGGCTTTTGGCAAACTATCTGCTTCGATGATTTAGAACAGGCCAGAACCAAACTGCGGCCGGTGATCCACCTGCAAAACAAGGGCGCCAAACCGCCGCCAGAGCCAATCAACATCATCGATATCAAAGAGGATGAGGCCGAGATAACCAGCGCCGAGCGCAAGACCAATATCCGCACCGTCGACTATGAGATCTACCGCCAGGAGGTCGAGAAAACCCTCACACCGCTGTTTGATAAAGACCCGGTGCTGCAAAAAATCCGCGCCGGCGAAAGCATTAGCGAGCAAGAGCTGGCCGCGCTTAACGCCCTGGTCCACACCCAGAACGCCAGCGTCGATTTGCAGCTGCTGGCCGAGTTCTTTCCCGAATCCAGCGCCGGTGTCGATCAGCTATTACGCACCATCATCGGCCTCGACACCGCGGCAATCGAGCTGCAGTTCCAGCAGTTTGTGCAACAGCACCATATCAGCCTCTCTGCCCTGCAGCAGCGCTTTATCAGCCTACTGAAAGGGGAAATCTGCAGAAGAGGGGAAATCACCGTCGCAGACCTGTATGATCAGCCCTTTCAATCGCTGCACCAAGACGGCATCGACGGGCTGTTCCAAGACGAGCAGGCGACGCTGATCGCCGGCTTTATTGCCGGCTTTACCGTCGAGCCGGGCGAACCCCGGCCACAGCTAGAGCAGGAGGTCGCTGTCAGTAACTGA